The proteins below are encoded in one region of Campylobacter showae CSUNSWCD:
- a CDS encoding membrane lipoprotein lipid attachment site-containing protein, producing the protein MKKIIFGASAALLLAGCGSNVDLVKDGVMEFDKSITVGDAIDNYKACKSVKWSEFTSTDKREVVEARCTLKDEYKSKYDISVEGSIELTIQFNINKDGETFEFRYAGISADGKETPDLGAEALAAIYANDDS; encoded by the coding sequence ATGAAAAAAATTATCTTTGGGGCGTCCGCTGCACTTCTGCTCGCAGGATGCGGTTCAAATGTGGATTTAGTAAAAGACGGAGTAATGGAATTTGACAAAAGCATTACCGTAGGTGATGCGATAGATAACTACAAGGCATGCAAGAGCGTAAAGTGGAGCGAATTTACCTCTACCGACAAACGCGAAGTAGTCGAAGCCAGATGCACGCTAAAAGACGAATATAAAAGCAAATACGATATCTCCGTCGAAGGCTCGATAGAGCTTACCATACAATTTAATATAAACAAAGATGGAGAAACGTTTGAGTTTAGATATGCCGGCATAAGCGCGGACGGTAAAGAAACGCCCGATCTTGGCGCAGAAGCGCTGGCGGCTATATATGCAAACGACGATTCTTAA
- the purH gene encoding bifunctional phosphoribosylaminoimidazolecarboxamide formyltransferase/IMP cyclohydrolase yields the protein MRALISVSDKEGIVEFAKGLERLGFEILSTGGTHKLLKEQGVKAVEVSEYTGSPEMFEGRVKTLHPKIHGGILHKRNDANHVSQAAQYGIGGIDLVCVNLYPFKQTTIRTDDFDEIIENIDIGGPAMVRSAAKNFASVYIVTSPLDYDEVLRVIGGADESEKAAFRRNLMIKAYEHTAAYDSMIANYMNERFNDGFGEMKFIAGSKVFDARYGENPHQKGALYEFDYFFSNNFTALKGEASFNNITDINAALALASSFDAAPAVAIVKHANACGFAVKSNLLESYVEALKCDPVSAYGGVVAINGTLDRALAEKINEIYAEVIIAANVDEDALAVFEAKKRIKIFTQGNKFLQRANDKYDFKHVDGGFVYQQSDEVKASELENMKLQTARAASEDELKDLEIAWKVAALTKSNCVVYVKNSAVVAIGMGMTSRVDAARAAVAKARDMGLDLRGCALASEAFFPFRDSIDIASEAGVKAVIQPGGSIRDDEVVTAANEHGMAMYFTGVRHFLH from the coding sequence ATGAGAGCATTAATCAGCGTCAGCGACAAAGAAGGCATCGTAGAGTTTGCCAAAGGACTCGAGCGACTCGGTTTTGAGATATTAAGCACGGGCGGCACACACAAACTGCTAAAAGAGCAGGGTGTAAAGGCGGTCGAAGTGAGCGAATACACTGGCTCGCCCGAGATGTTTGAAGGGCGCGTAAAAACCCTGCATCCAAAAATCCACGGCGGGATCTTGCACAAGCGAAACGACGCAAACCATGTGAGTCAGGCTGCGCAGTACGGCATCGGCGGCATCGATCTAGTTTGCGTAAATTTATATCCGTTTAAACAAACCACCATCCGCACCGATGATTTTGACGAGATCATCGAAAATATCGACATCGGCGGCCCTGCGATGGTGCGCTCGGCGGCTAAAAATTTCGCCAGCGTTTATATCGTCACTAGCCCGCTTGATTATGACGAGGTTTTGCGCGTCATAGGCGGTGCGGACGAGAGCGAAAAGGCCGCTTTTAGGCGAAATTTGATGATAAAAGCCTACGAACACACCGCAGCCTACGACTCGATGATAGCAAACTACATGAACGAGCGCTTTAACGACGGTTTTGGCGAGATGAAATTTATCGCCGGTAGCAAGGTTTTTGATGCGAGATATGGCGAAAACCCGCACCAAAAGGGCGCGCTATACGAGTTTGATTATTTTTTCAGCAACAACTTCACCGCGCTAAAAGGCGAAGCTAGCTTTAACAACATCACCGACATTAACGCTGCTTTGGCTCTTGCGAGCAGCTTTGACGCCGCTCCTGCGGTCGCCATCGTAAAGCACGCCAACGCTTGCGGCTTTGCTGTAAAATCAAATTTACTCGAGAGCTACGTCGAGGCGCTAAAATGCGATCCCGTCTCGGCATACGGCGGCGTCGTGGCGATAAACGGCACGCTAGACCGCGCTTTGGCTGAGAAAATCAACGAAATCTACGCCGAGGTCATCATCGCCGCAAACGTGGACGAGGACGCGCTTGCGGTATTTGAAGCCAAAAAACGCATCAAAATTTTCACTCAGGGCAATAAATTTTTACAGCGCGCAAACGACAAATACGACTTCAAGCACGTTGACGGCGGCTTTGTCTACCAACAAAGCGACGAGGTGAAAGCTAGCGAGCTAGAAAATATGAAGCTACAAACCGCGCGCGCAGCCAGCGAGGATGAGCTAAAAGACCTCGAGATCGCGTGGAAAGTCGCGGCGCTCACGAAAAGTAACTGCGTAGTTTACGTGAAAAACAGCGCCGTAGTCGCCATCGGCATGGGTATGACGAGCCGCGTAGATGCCGCTCGTGCGGCAGTGGCTAAGGCGCGCGATATGGGGCTTGATTTGCGCGGTTGCGCGCTTGCTAGCGAGGCGTTTTTCCCGTTCCGAGATAGCATCGATATCGCAAGCGAGGCGGGCGTAAAGGCCGTGATACAGCCGGGCGGTAGCATCCGCGACGATGAGGTCGTAACTGCGGCAAACGAGCACGGCATGGCGATGTATTTTACGGGCGTGCGCCATTTTTTACACTAA
- a CDS encoding phage tail tape measure protein, protein MGLFNIKKQIIGVLLAVIILNGCGSNIDTVKKSTLKIDETITVGDAIDNYKMCSAVSWREFETDNGRQIVEASYDIKQSYKEQAEKRYRLSLQSAKDAKDEMLQHDQKYLDERISNYQKEFEKEKEIYSFENAKKKIQNNIDYHKKYIEQEKEEAKLQDQRCEKQSDIKRCKETNQWILNKRIEDSIKIVNYDYSEEFEKLKKQSEEDIRKKKEYFENMIEEQKANFNKNRERFAKQKQERIDEVEQNLKSFLDSYRETTKIELIFQFAINKQNDKFQLKYLGIHKQYIDKEAEETALNPQLILMTIYNNSELSVP, encoded by the coding sequence ATGGGATTATTTAATATAAAAAAACAAATTATAGGCGTATTGTTGGCGGTTATTATTTTAAACGGTTGCGGTTCAAATATCGATACGGTCAAAAAATCCACTCTAAAAATCGATGAAACGATAACCGTGGGCGATGCGATAGATAACTATAAAATGTGCAGCGCAGTTTCATGGAGAGAATTCGAGACGGATAATGGCAGGCAAATAGTAGAAGCGTCCTACGATATCAAACAATCATACAAAGAACAAGCCGAAAAAAGATATCGACTCTCGCTTCAAAGCGCCAAAGACGCTAAAGATGAAATGCTACAGCATGATCAAAAATATCTTGATGAAAGAATATCGAATTACCAAAAAGAATTTGAAAAAGAAAAGGAAATATATTCGTTTGAAAATGCAAAGAAAAAAATACAAAATAATATAGATTATCACAAAAAATATATAGAGCAAGAAAAAGAGGAAGCAAAACTACAAGATCAAAGATGCGAGAAACAAAGCGACATAAAAAGATGCAAAGAGACCAATCAATGGATATTAAACAAACGCATAGAAGACTCCATCAAAATCGTAAATTATGATTACAGCGAAGAATTTGAAAAACTCAAAAAGCAATCCGAAGAAGATATACGAAAGAAAAAAGAATACTTTGAAAATATGATCGAAGAGCAAAAGGCGAATTTTAATAAAAACAGAGAGCGATTTGCTAAGCAAAAGCAAGAAAGAATAGACGAGGTTGAGCAAAATTTAAAATCTTTTTTGGACTCTTATCGAGAAACAACAAAAATCGAATTAATTTTTCAATTTGCCATCAATAAACAAAACGATAAATTTCAACTCAAATATCTAGGGATACACAAACAATATATAGACAAAGAAGCTGAAGAAACCGCGCTTAATCCTCAATTAATACTAATGACGATTTACAATAATAGCGAGCTATCCGTTCCTTAA
- a CDS encoding TM2 domain-containing protein, whose product MNNVLLINELKSRLPSNLYMNLVMSKKLENLDEAQSSQLATEASYMKKPTLVWLFALMLGSFGAHRFYAGKPTGGIVFIILTIWMIAASVYKPNAGIDNIIPLIYIASVIDGVVLSKKIAAQNYRKVTLVLD is encoded by the coding sequence ATGAACAATGTATTGTTAATAAATGAACTAAAATCAAGATTACCGTCAAATTTATATATGAATCTCGTAATGAGCAAAAAGCTTGAAAATTTAGACGAAGCTCAAAGTTCTCAACTTGCAACCGAGGCATCTTATATGAAAAAGCCTACTCTTGTATGGCTCTTTGCTTTGATGCTCGGAAGTTTCGGAGCACATAGGTTTTACGCGGGCAAGCCTACGGGCGGCATAGTTTTCATAATCCTTACGATATGGATGATCGCCGCATCCGTCTACAAGCCGAATGCCGGCATAGACAATATAATTCCGCTTATTTATATAGCTTCCGTAATCGACGGCGTTGTTTTATCGAAAAAAATAGCTGCTCAAAATTACCGAAAAGTTACGCTCGTATTGGACTGA
- a CDS encoding TM2 domain-containing protein: protein MSLYLTLKDKLPSDAFYMKDKLDNLSEDKARAVSMLNLKSPVVGLVLGLCFGAFGVDRFYKGDILLGILKLVTIGGLFIWALIDLFLVYKGIKKDNLNLLNLTIM from the coding sequence ATGAGTCTATATCTTACTCTAAAAGATAAATTACCAAGCGATGCTTTTTATATGAAAGATAAACTTGATAATCTAAGCGAAGATAAGGCAAGAGCCGTATCGATGTTAAATCTTAAAAGCCCGGTGGTAGGCTTGGTTCTCGGGCTTTGTTTCGGTGCATTTGGCGTAGATAGATTTTATAAAGGCGATATCTTGCTTGGCATTTTAAAGCTTGTTACAATTGGAGGATTGTTTATTTGGGCGCTAATAGATTTATTTTTAGTTTATAAAGGTATTAAAAAAGACAATCTAAACCTACTAAATTTGACAATTATGTAA
- a CDS encoding TerB family tellurite resistance protein, translated as MSFIFWFLIFCGIYYLVSNFSQNPVNLGGSRKRAMFEEAKFLVSLLAKVAKSDGRVNELEARLISETLDDITLRLGNDAAMRAELKQIYNREKETVHNAYFIARQYRDRFRLSQDAAAAKISFLLNLAYIDGNFSKSERNVIEQIASGFGLNEIDFWSILKRFDDFYGQRRQDGRGQSDPYVKRAKSPYDVLGLKEGAPFDEVKKRYRELVKKYHPDILMGRGESEEMIEKSTRKLQEINEAYETIKQRTA; from the coding sequence TTGAGTTTCATTTTTTGGTTTTTGATATTTTGCGGGATTTACTATCTGGTTTCAAATTTTAGTCAAAATCCCGTAAATTTAGGCGGCTCGCGAAAAAGAGCGATGTTTGAAGAGGCTAAATTTCTAGTTAGCCTGCTTGCTAAAGTCGCCAAAAGCGACGGCAGGGTAAATGAGCTAGAGGCTCGCCTCATCAGCGAGACGCTAGATGATATCACTCTAAGGCTCGGTAACGACGCAGCGATGAGGGCGGAGCTAAAGCAGATCTATAACCGCGAAAAAGAGACGGTGCATAACGCCTATTTTATCGCGCGGCAGTACCGAGATCGTTTTCGTCTTAGTCAAGACGCCGCAGCTGCGAAGATATCGTTTTTGTTAAATTTAGCCTACATCGACGGCAATTTCAGTAAAAGCGAGCGCAACGTCATCGAGCAGATTGCCTCTGGATTTGGGCTTAACGAGATCGATTTTTGGTCGATTTTAAAGAGATTTGACGATTTTTACGGGCAAAGGCGGCAAGATGGGAGAGGCCAGAGCGATCCGTACGTAAAACGCGCTAAAAGCCCTTACGACGTGCTTGGACTAAAAGAGGGCGCGCCGTTTGACGAGGTAAAAAAACGCTACCGCGAACTCGTAAAAAAATATCATCCCGATATCCTTATGGGGCGCGGCGAGAGCGAGGAGATGATAGAAAAGAGTACCAGAAAACTGCAAGAGATAAATGAGGCATATGAAACCATAAAACAACGTACGGCTTAG
- a CDS encoding NINE protein, with product MFITQLDKFPSHSLFLVREKFSSSNQKQQEALNFANFKNPTVTLMLGIFLGMFGADRFYIGSMGIGALKAFILFFIFVVLGIIDAAHIDGVMSDGAYDDALGISVLILVVYLIFVAVDIFLSFKACKEKNLQAFIEILEIYKR from the coding sequence ATGTTTATTACGCAGCTTGATAAATTTCCTAGCCATAGCCTATTTTTGGTAAGAGAGAAATTTAGCTCGTCAAATCAAAAACAGCAAGAAGCGTTAAATTTCGCAAATTTTAAAAACCCAACCGTTACGCTAATGCTCGGTATATTCTTAGGAATGTTCGGAGCCGATAGATTTTATATCGGCTCTATGGGCATAGGCGCCTTAAAGGCGTTTATATTATTTTTTATATTTGTGGTTTTAGGCATTATAGATGCGGCTCATATAGACGGTGTGATGAGCGATGGAGCATACGATGATGCTTTAGGTATCTCCGTGCTCATTCTTGTCGTCTATCTTATTTTTGTAGCCGTTGATATATTTTTATCGTTTAAAGCTTGTAAAGAGAAAAATTTACAGGCTTTTATTGAAATTTTAGAAATTTATAAAAGATAA